From the Sinorhizobium garamanticum genome, one window contains:
- a CDS encoding glycosyltransferase family 2 protein — translation MTRLSANDGTNTSQGGEPLLVPVLTGYRRAEYLLGAGLWAAALVHFWAWWLEPRHHMDALGSVTVTAVLAWVTLLPAYFIAVFYRAAKPNGPLQLPAGSRVAMVVTKAPSEPFSIVSETLIAMLAQDVPHDTWLADEDPSEATLEWCRRHGVLVSTRKGRADYHRTSWPRRTRCKEGNLAFFYDHYGYDRYDFVAQLDADHVPEPGYLFEMLRPFADPMVGYVSAPSICDRNASDSWAARGRLYAEASMHGSLQAGYNGGLAPLCIGSHYAVRTAALEEIGGLGPELAEDHSTTLMMNAAGWRGVHALDAIAHGDGPRTFGDLVTQEFQWSRSLVMLLLQYSPRLVGRLPLRLKFQFLFSQLWYPLFACFMALMFAMPIIALARGQNFVAVTYPDFFAHFAPLSIILVLLAHRWRASRSFRPYDAKILSWECMLFLFARWPWALAGTLAAVRDWLTGSFVDFRVTPKGASEVDPLPLRVLTPYVLLAVTSVLPVLLVDDAAEAKGFYLFAILNAAVYCLLLLVIVARHSKENAVATTFRFRRPAMAAGLLALVALPGIATAEHGKEGLEALAWGTGHLRIFEQRYAVAGAGQDGTRLRKIVFRPRWVSVTAEQGNGGAR, via the coding sequence GTGACCCGCCTCTCCGCCAACGACGGAACGAACACTTCGCAGGGTGGCGAGCCTTTGCTCGTCCCCGTCCTCACGGGCTATCGTCGCGCGGAATATCTCCTCGGCGCCGGCCTCTGGGCAGCAGCCCTCGTTCATTTCTGGGCCTGGTGGCTGGAGCCGCGCCACCACATGGACGCTTTGGGCAGCGTTACGGTGACCGCGGTCCTCGCGTGGGTGACCCTCCTGCCTGCCTACTTCATAGCGGTGTTCTATCGCGCGGCAAAACCAAATGGACCTCTGCAGTTGCCGGCCGGCAGTCGCGTCGCCATGGTCGTGACCAAGGCGCCATCAGAACCTTTTTCGATCGTGTCGGAAACGCTGATCGCGATGCTCGCACAGGATGTTCCGCACGACACCTGGCTCGCGGACGAAGATCCCTCCGAGGCGACGCTCGAGTGGTGCCGCAGGCACGGCGTCCTCGTCTCGACCCGCAAGGGGCGAGCCGACTACCATCGCACCTCGTGGCCGCGGCGCACGCGTTGCAAGGAGGGCAACCTCGCCTTCTTCTACGATCATTACGGTTATGATCGCTATGATTTCGTAGCTCAGCTGGACGCGGACCATGTTCCTGAGCCCGGCTACCTTTTCGAGATGCTGCGCCCCTTTGCCGACCCCATGGTTGGTTATGTCTCCGCACCGAGCATCTGTGACCGCAACGCGTCCGATAGCTGGGCGGCGCGCGGAAGGCTTTATGCCGAGGCGAGCATGCACGGCTCGCTTCAGGCTGGCTATAATGGGGGGCTGGCGCCGCTGTGCATAGGATCGCACTATGCGGTCCGCACGGCGGCGCTGGAGGAGATCGGCGGGCTCGGCCCGGAGCTGGCGGAAGACCATTCCACTACCTTGATGATGAATGCTGCCGGTTGGCGCGGGGTCCATGCGCTCGATGCGATCGCGCACGGTGATGGACCGCGCACCTTCGGGGACCTCGTGACCCAGGAGTTCCAGTGGTCGCGCAGCCTGGTCATGTTGCTGCTGCAGTATTCGCCACGCTTGGTCGGCAGGTTGCCGCTGCGGCTGAAGTTCCAGTTCCTCTTCTCTCAGCTCTGGTACCCGCTTTTCGCGTGCTTCATGGCGCTGATGTTCGCGATGCCGATTATTGCACTGGCACGCGGCCAGAATTTTGTCGCTGTGACCTATCCTGATTTTTTCGCGCATTTCGCGCCGCTTTCCATCATCCTCGTCCTTCTGGCCCATCGCTGGCGGGCAAGTCGCTCGTTCCGGCCATATGACGCCAAGATCCTCAGTTGGGAATGCATGCTCTTTCTCTTTGCCCGTTGGCCTTGGGCGCTCGCTGGCACGCTGGCGGCGGTGCGCGACTGGCTCACCGGATCCTTCGTGGATTTCCGCGTCACACCGAAAGGTGCATCCGAGGTCGATCCATTGCCGCTCCGCGTGCTGACGCCTTACGTGCTCCTCGCGGTTACGTCGGTGCTGCCTGTTCTCCTTGTTGACGATGCTGCTGAAGCCAAAGGCTTTTATCTCTTCGCGATCCTGAATGCCGCAGTCTACTGCCTGCTTCTGCTGGTCATCGTCGCGCGGCATTCGAAGGAGAATGCGGTCGCCACCACCTTCCGTTTTCGCCGTCCGGCGATGGCGGCCGGCCTTCTGGCACTCGTCGCGTTGCCCGGTATTGCGACTGCCGAACACGGGAAAGAAGGGCTTGAGGCGCTCGCATGGGGCACCGGGCACCTCCGCATTTTCGAGCAGCGCTATGCGGTGGCTGGCGCCGGTCAGGACGGCACCCGTTTGCGAAAGATTGTCTTTCGACCGCGCTGGGTTTCCGTCACGGCGGAACAAGGAAACGGTGGAGCACGCTGA
- the galE gene encoding UDP-glucose 4-epimerase GalE translates to MDAPRILVTGGAGYIGSHTAKLLRLDGIEPVVYDNLSTGNRSAVRWGPFVHGDILDTARLVEVIEQYQPAAVIHFAASAYVGESVADPAKYYNNNVRGTLSLLDACRQAGPDKIIFSSSCATYGVPAVLPIDEATRQIPINPYGKTKLMAEHMLADYASAFGLSYVSLRYFNACGADPEGDLGEWHDPETHLIPRALMAAAGKIPHLEVFGNDYDTPDGTCVRDYIHVADLARAHVLAYRHLAKGGANLALNLGTGRGFSIKEVLRAISEVTGNDVPVVFRQRRPGDPPALYANAGLAYETLGFLPYYSDLETIVRTAAPFFGLEARR, encoded by the coding sequence ATGGACGCGCCACGTATTCTTGTGACGGGTGGCGCCGGCTACATCGGCAGCCACACCGCAAAGCTTCTCCGCCTGGACGGCATCGAGCCCGTCGTCTACGACAACCTGTCGACCGGGAACCGCTCCGCGGTGCGCTGGGGACCGTTCGTGCATGGGGACATCCTGGACACGGCCCGCTTGGTCGAAGTGATTGAACAATATCAGCCGGCCGCCGTCATCCATTTCGCAGCATCCGCCTATGTCGGTGAGTCCGTCGCCGACCCTGCGAAGTACTATAACAACAACGTCCGCGGAACGCTGTCGCTCCTTGATGCTTGTCGGCAGGCCGGCCCCGACAAGATCATCTTCTCATCGAGTTGCGCCACCTATGGTGTACCGGCGGTATTGCCGATCGACGAGGCCACGCGGCAGATACCGATCAATCCCTACGGCAAGACGAAGCTGATGGCCGAGCATATGCTCGCCGACTACGCGTCGGCCTTCGGCCTCAGCTACGTTTCGCTTCGTTATTTCAACGCCTGCGGAGCGGACCCGGAGGGCGATCTCGGCGAATGGCACGATCCCGAAACGCATCTCATTCCGCGCGCGCTGATGGCTGCAGCGGGCAAGATTCCGCATCTGGAGGTCTTCGGCAACGACTACGACACGCCCGATGGGACCTGTGTGCGCGACTATATCCACGTGGCCGATCTCGCGCGCGCCCATGTGCTGGCATATCGGCATCTCGCCAAGGGTGGAGCGAACCTTGCGCTCAATCTCGGCACCGGCCGTGGTTTTTCCATAAAAGAGGTGCTTCGGGCAATCAGCGAGGTTACCGGGAACGACGTCCCGGTCGTGTTTCGCCAGCGACGTCCCGGAGATCCGCCGGCGCTGTATGCGAATGCTGGACTCGCTTACGAGACGCTCGGCTTCCTACCCTACTATTCCGATCTTGAAACAATCGTGCGAACGGCCGCGCCATTCTTCGGACTGGAGGCGCGACGGTGA
- a CDS encoding glycoside hydrolase family 26 protein: MNRKSKAIVFSVVGLLLSGTVLAATIPRGIPNADSTTTAIPSQKRPVLTEHSIDFGAYDPHGDFSKPSQSKIEHLFLPWEDVDLTTLTLADDYARARGRSLMITIEPWSWSPEWRVSDQELLRSILSGERDENMAAVCSTAATLKSPIIIRWGQEMDETDNQFSWSHWRGEEFKAAYRRIVNVCREHLKNAKFMWSPKGNQGLEAFYPGDDVVDIVGLSVFGYQEYDKGTTGRDQSFSERLTPGYERVKGYGKPIMVAELGYEGDASYVANWAANVATRHEEFPGLTAVVYFNDREIYAWPGGYGRPDWRVVRESTN, encoded by the coding sequence ATGAACAGGAAATCGAAAGCGATCGTATTCTCAGTCGTCGGCCTGTTGCTGTCAGGCACTGTCCTGGCGGCCACTATACCGCGCGGGATCCCCAACGCAGATTCCACCACCACCGCGATCCCCTCACAAAAGCGGCCTGTACTCACGGAGCACTCGATAGACTTCGGCGCCTACGACCCCCATGGCGATTTCAGCAAGCCGTCGCAGTCCAAGATCGAACACCTCTTCTTGCCTTGGGAAGATGTCGACCTGACAACGCTGACCCTTGCCGACGACTACGCGCGAGCACGTGGGCGCTCTCTTATGATCACAATCGAGCCCTGGTCCTGGTCGCCCGAGTGGCGGGTCTCTGACCAGGAGCTTCTGCGCTCCATTCTGAGCGGGGAGCGCGATGAAAACATGGCGGCGGTCTGCTCGACGGCCGCCACGCTGAAAAGCCCGATTATCATAAGGTGGGGCCAGGAAATGGACGAGACGGACAACCAGTTCTCCTGGTCGCACTGGCGGGGTGAGGAATTCAAAGCGGCCTACCGGCGCATAGTGAACGTGTGCCGCGAACATCTGAAAAACGCGAAATTCATGTGGTCGCCCAAGGGAAACCAGGGGCTGGAGGCGTTTTATCCTGGAGACGACGTCGTGGACATCGTCGGGTTGTCGGTGTTCGGCTATCAGGAGTACGACAAAGGCACGACTGGCCGCGACCAGTCATTCTCGGAACGGCTGACGCCTGGATATGAACGGGTGAAAGGCTATGGCAAGCCAATTATGGTCGCCGAGCTAGGCTATGAAGGTGACGCCTCCTATGTGGCGAACTGGGCCGCAAACGTTGCCACGCGTCATGAGGAGTTCCCTGGACTGACAGCGGTCGTCTACTTCAACGACCGCGAAATCTACGCATGGCCCGGAGGCTATGGGCGGCCCGACTGGCGGGTCGTCCGGGAAAGTACCAATTAG
- a CDS encoding DUF995 domain-containing protein, protein MTEKVKRDRKQGWDTRCAMLVRHFALGVMPAALLFGQSPASAEALVPKNARVMTAAELYMVFRDKTWKWEDGAGRMQNEGRIFTAWAQSDTGATWAEGRWILNDHGQLCLKAVWHSQEAAASNTACFSHRILDNTIYQKREPAGDWYVFKHARPLADDEFKKLVIEDLVGARLPLMQRLVTTQPKSKIDGVRPETEANELGDTQ, encoded by the coding sequence ATGACAGAAAAAGTCAAACGTGATCGAAAACAGGGCTGGGATACCCGCTGTGCGATGCTCGTCAGGCACTTCGCCCTTGGCGTCATGCCAGCCGCCCTTCTCTTCGGGCAATCGCCAGCGTCGGCAGAAGCCTTGGTTCCGAAAAACGCGCGCGTCATGACCGCAGCGGAACTCTACATGGTCTTCCGCGACAAGACGTGGAAGTGGGAGGATGGCGCCGGACGAATGCAGAACGAGGGCCGCATATTTACGGCCTGGGCGCAATCGGATACCGGAGCGACATGGGCGGAAGGCCGCTGGATCCTGAACGACCACGGTCAGCTTTGCCTGAAGGCGGTCTGGCATAGCCAGGAGGCGGCCGCGAGCAACACGGCCTGCTTCAGTCACCGGATACTCGATAATACCATCTACCAAAAGCGGGAGCCTGCCGGAGACTGGTACGTCTTTAAGCATGCCAGGCCGCTGGCCGATGACGAGTTCAAGAAACTCGTCATCGAGGATCTGGTCGGTGCGAGGCTTCCCCTCATGCAAAGACTAGTTACGACGCAGCCGAAATCAAAGATCGATGGCGTTCGCCCGGAAACCGAGGCGAACGAGCTTGGAGACACACAATGA